In the genome of Augochlora pura isolate Apur16 chromosome 8, APUR_v2.2.1, whole genome shotgun sequence, one region contains:
- the E(bx) gene encoding nucleosome-remodeling factor subunit NURF301 E(bx) isoform X1 translates to MTGRGSKRRGRPPKSVVMERPKKFQYHLMKKPKYLQNKGSETPNSQPSTPTPSRPSSPVESEESRRSTRTRKSRGPRERHSRKGGHSGSGVYHRRGYNTNVDYNDSEYHYGSDFGDESSEKSEVEEDPLQSDVESSESIEEPDPSSDSDFSLSSYSTTSGTPRKTLLSQQRPPSPEPLWLQNRELPALVLPKSSDDLLVPKEYVMPSLSIYEVLRHFRTLVRLSAFRFEDFCAALICEDQTNLLAEIHTMLIKALLREEDSQQTHFGPLDQKDSVNVSLYFVDPMSWPEVLRSYVESDKCFDENILQILSTCEYPFTSIEDRIKVLQFLTDQFLITNPVREDLLHEGNMHYDDHCRVCHRLGDLLCCETCPAVFHLECVEPPLVDVPTEDWQCSTCKAHKVTGVADCIPDVEKNGSLCRQEHLGFDRHGRKYWFLARRVFVESDDGEVWYYSTPLQLDELLLTLDRTEMEVALYRELSDYKDEIVRQMELTESITNQFKGNKKSYLEVENSLILKLQKERQEKQEKEKEDKKEKQRQEAEDMVRRIHEGSDSLEAQLAAVTDQQDSKSAEESSTKENAPEMVAENVEVDSVDTDLDTANKNVKTSTSSSEEIDEEALDGEDGISKIGKDGKKHTIVTRSKTGSLQPRTFNMDDLKRRPGTQISKEELEKLDKSLKEEGDGTRLTRQKAHQIASGTHLFKLGMDNNFKSYVNQYSTNPIALNKAQRNEERDKKRHLSHKFSLTQASEFKWVGSLTGTRALLVSTLRQTILQLESSIQAPYMHTNWPLLRKPWTTAVGACINPRDFARALIVLQACIKSVVFASVWHDQLGHVKLQRVTALEREEKKRQDKKDKKEREDEEERNRLFNFVKYTLGLKHQVWKQKGEEYRIHGQGGWLWVSASRRYKLSDMTKLGLRTGPQKVMVQIRDQEGLKILALDPPTYDFLIKEYCPAKREENAEVEVKKEIKEEESSKDAMDVSVKQECKAENVKSEPSEDKKNADTATKIDGTDSKSVKQESKMNLSFLAGIKIEKVFTPIKEFEEIDITKALTTNGRLHYPKIAKKTRIDDFLARRTHLKLLEERRLLQTEKSKEQQNQSAGQKTDGESEVDIENNDESDTDGGEHTLQSILTGKQPSKTMSTSAREMLAVIGKRIQHDKAQYANIMRLTKNTSCYSRYCNMTTPPGKIGSTTQSLTSTCYSPICLQKARLKRDLIALLRKANALNNNQSPAALVANTTTAQAQQGAIKTETSDESKEAIKKDLESAVAMATHCKEETPATNVIRDIASPPAKKIKVEPNQKADNDASSENVDVVTTTTSSVVTTTTVTTTQQTVKTVDGVVQSMKENTTSKNSVSFSSEVKTSTGQKTTIVNRRGRTVHRSTVAKELNADGTERVYSAVSTEGKIYLKKVSISLADRKKKRTPVKYPLCSTFCTKNKHRSILLLPQHELRKLARVGGRMPVHGFHHVAKANMSVWPYPCPRPLFKTCWLYRTVGIKSLSAAALQLRILWACLRWDDMATKPLSTDGKHQITTDTEIMSLEILKHRHVGQFLDKAQYLRRKVVIPLELPKQVREVTSIRSGLRKRKRPESPQSTEPQVTEEWVDEDKLELWEIKQYGDRLEKANAQIITRSRSGQPQSAGAGSNRNAGSTAGLGDQLVSGKATPEEIKEKMEQQLRMQRAAHQQKRALETLKSPANSTPTQLVKVTTNSSHDGTVKLVSKVAIPANPNSGTKSQLTSLLTTPTQNKTFIGTRRIYMTKSADGTTKVVSGPTSILPKTQLQTGNQQSLIKLSGQAAPVQQIQQKVQILRGPDGKLQVRGLMPGQQLVQMPDGKLHVLNTGQAITTAPAQTAANSSTTPVKSATTTNATKAAATTNATAGKTSPTKAAANATQQAQAAQQPQTPSQQAVQRPATTVAIATPTTATKNAIVVANTGQLVQGAQVLSTSGQVISGNQIVVTNANLAQQLATGKAQLTTIGGHQVVIRSTPTGNQIVHLNSANSSIIVKNTITPNKQQVPALQTAQTTTATTTGTQSTETTNTAVSSNATTNASVTNTTTSNQTSTAPAPGSVEASLLAGQPPGTVIKCVTAQVIQTTQGPRIVLQGLQGADFTPQQLAMVQQQVKQQLLKAQATTGKQGVLGPTKIYLAVQPAPNSQQAIQSSQSSTTVNTPTTPAGKPQTAQQPVVSPAAATESQTGTESIPELPATTEKPKVVVQQVGQPNVPSEEESQKTNVANGQQPLQTLKEGSDSSGNKFILTPDYIQQTIKNALKQENLNPEIEEKLLQLQRYQEKQMKGSVENSVATNQTHTTPTITTPRVPSRKRPAPSNIPTTTTPTSTQSSTNDQDTDWETPRKKPAIKQENRETPKVPKVEQSESETTPKNRAAKLKDSQELRRKQQVHSRMQVLLFRHKELLKKDILKKRALLEKELQIDIQKDLSAELASRTKAERHKQDEVKVGSAKRKANAQVPQQVSPPNRGGRPKKFKGQGSSTTPPGASTAATPNRIKKEKLYCLCRTPYDETKFYVGCDLCNNWFHGDCVGITEEMCKTLSEFVCTECRHARDTQELYCLCKQPYDESQFYICCDKCQDWFHGRCVGILQSEAENIDEYVCPNCQRNSSVNFANMKNLNAKDLDLLKKLIKQIQAHKSAWPFMEPVDPNEAPDYYKVIKEPMDLQTIDLRINDRSYKKLSEFIGDMTKIFDNCRYYNPKESPFFKCAESLETYFVHKIKSLREKFSEGK, encoded by the exons ACCACCAGTGGCACTCCCCGTAAAACATTGCTGAGTCAACAGAGGCCACCGAGCCCAGAACCGCTATGGCTACAAAATAGGGAATTGCCAGCATTGGTCTTACCTAAATCTTCGGACGACCTACTAGTCCCTAAGGAATATGTTATGCCATCTTTATCGATCTACGAAGTGTTAAGACACTTTCGTACACTGGTACGCTTATCGGCCTTTAGGTTTGAGGATTTCTGTGCTGCCCTTATTTGCGAAGATCAAACCAACTTACTGGCAGAGATACATACCATGCTAATCAAAGCTCTTCTTAGGGAAGAGGATTCTCAGCAGACACACTTTGGTCCCCTTGATCAGAAAGACTCTGTAAACGTTAGTTTGTATTTCGTGGATCCTATGTCTTGGCCAGAAGTGCTACGTTCTTATGTAGAAAGCGACAAGTgttttgatgaaaatattctacaaattttaTCGACTTGCGAATATCCATTCACTTCGATCGAGGACAGAATCAAAGTGCTGCAATTTTTAACAGATCAGTTCTTAATCACAAATCCTGTAAGAGAAGATCTGCTACATGaag gAAATATGCATTATGATGATCACTGCAGAGTTTGCCACCGTTTGGGAGATTTGTTATGTTGTGAAACCTGCCCAGCTGTTTTTCATTTAGAATGCGTTGAACCTCCATTAGTTGATGTTCCTACAGAAGATTGGCAATGTAGTACATGTAAAGCTCATAAAGTAACTGGTGTTGCGGATTGTATACCCGATGTTGAGAAGAATGGTTCACTATGTCGTCAGGAGCATTTAGGATTTGATAGGCATGGCAGAAAATATTGGTTTCTTGCTAGAAGAGTTTTTGT TGAAAGCGATGATGGTGAAGTTTGGTATTATAGCACACCTTTACAATTGGACGAATTATTACTTACATTAGATCGTACTGAAATGGAAGTTGCACTGTATCGTGAATTATCAGACTATAAAGATGAAATTGTACGACAAATGGAACTCACAGAATCAATTACTAATCAGTTCAAGGGTAACAAGAAGTCGTATTTAGAAGTAGAAAATA GTctcatattaaaattgcaaaaagaaCGACAGGAAAAGcaagagaaggaaaaagaagataaaaaagaaaagcaaagaCAAGAAGCTGAGGATATGGTACGCAGAATACACGAGGGTTCTGACTCTCTTGAGGCACAGCTTGCAGCTGTAACAGATCAGCAAGACTCAAAGTCAGCTGAAGAGTCGTCTACGAAAGAAAATGCTCCTGAGATGGTTGCAGAAAATGTAGAAGTAGATAGTGTAGATACTGATTTAGATACagctaataaaaatgtaaagacATCTACTTCATCGTCTGAAGAAATCGATGAAGAGGCTTTGGACGGAGAAGACGGTATCTCGAAGATCGGCAAAGATG GTAAGAAACATACGATTGTAACAAGATCAAAGACGGGGTCGTTGCAGCCTAGAACATTTAACATGGACGATTTAAAGAGACGTCCCGGTACACAAATATCGAAAgaagaattagaaaagttaGACAAAAGTTTAAAAGAAGAGGGAGATGGTACACGGCTAACAAGGCAGAAAGCTCACCAAATAGCTTCTGGTACTCACCTATTCAAGTTGGGAATGGACAACAATTTTAAGTCGTATGTGAATCAGTACAGCACCAATCCTATTGCTCTGAACAAAGCACAGCGCAATGAGGAACGCGACAAAAAGAGACACTTGTCACACAAATTCTCGCTCACTCAGGCGTCCGAGTTCAAATGGGTGGGAAGTTTGACTGGAACCCGGGCTCTTCTAGTTAGTACCCTCCGTCAAACGATCCTCCAACTTGAAAGCAGCATTCAAGCACCATACATGCACACCAATTGGCCTCTTCTCCGTAAACCTTGGACCACAGCAGTGGGTGCATGCATAAATCCAAGAGACTTTGCGCGAGCTCTTATTGTATTGCAGGCATGCATCAAGTCAGTGGTATTTGCTAGTGTATGGCACGATCAACTTGGACACGTGAAGTTGCAAAGAGTAACGGCTCtcgaaagagaagagaaaaagcgTCAAGATAAGAAAGacaagaaggagagagaggatgaaGAAGAACGGAatcgtttgtttaattttgtaaaatacacATTGGGCTTGAAACATCAAGTGTGGAAGCAGAAAGGGGAAGAATATAGAATCCATGGACAAGGTGGTTGGTTATGGGTATCTGCTAGTCGTCGCTACAAGCTCTCTGATATGACGAAGTTAGGTCTACGAACGGGTCCACAAAAAGTCATGGTGCAAATAAGAGATCAAGAGGGATTGAAGATATTAGCTTTGGATCCTCCCACGTATGATTTTTTGATTAAGGAATATTGTCCAGCAAAGAGGGAAGAGAACGCAGAAGTAGAGGTGAAGAAGGAGATCAAAGAGGAAGAATCCTCCAAAGATGCTATGGACGTATCGGTAAAGCAAGAATGCAAAGCAGAAAATGTGAAGTCTGAACCATCTGAGGACAAGAAGAATGCAGACACAGCTACAAAGATAGATGGGACAGATTCCAAATCAGTTAAACAAGAatcaaaaatgaatttgtcaT ttttagcaggtataaaaatcgagaagGTTTTCACCCCGATTAAAGAATTCGAGGAAATCGACATCACTAAAGCACTAACTACTAACGGGAGACTCCACTATccaaaaattgcgaaaaaaaCTAGAATTGACGATTTTCTAGCGCGTAGAACACATTTGAAACTTTTGGAGGAAAGGAGATTATTACAGACT GAAAAATCAAAAGAGCAGCAGAATCAATCTGCGGGTCAAAAGACTGATGGAGAATCCGAAGtagatattgaaaataatgacgAAAGCGATACAGATGGTGGTGAGCATACTTTGCAAAGTATACTCACTGGAAAGCAGCCTAGTAAAACGATGTCAACGTCGGCCAGGGAGATGCTGGCTGTAATAGGAAAGCGTATTCAGCATGACAAAGCGCAGTATGCAAATATCATGAGACTCACCAAGAATACGAGTTGTTATTCGCGATATTGCAATATGACGACGCCACCTGGGAAGATCGGCAGTACAACGCAGAGTTTAACGTCTACATGTTATTCCCCTATATGTCTTCAGAAGGCCAGATTAAAGCGCGATCTTATTGCACTGTTAAGAAAGGCCAATGCTTTGAACAACAATCAGTCGCCAGCCGCTTTGGTGGCTAATACAACCACCGCGCAAGCACAACAAGGTGcaattaaaacagaaactaGCGATGAGAGCAAAGAAGCAATTAAAAAGGATTTGGAATCCGCGGTGGCGATGGCAACGCATTGTAAGGAAGAAACACCAGCTACCAATGTAATCCGAGATATAGCTTCACCGCCTgccaagaaaataaaagtcgaaCCTAATCAGAAAGCTGACAACGACGCGAGTTCAGAAAACGTAGATGTGGTGACAACTACAACGAGTAGTGTAGTCACCACTACTACGGTAACTACAACACAGCAAACTGTAAAGACTGTAGACGGTGTAGTACAGAGTATGAAGGAAAACACAACTTCTAAAAATTCGGTTTCCTTTTCATCCGAAGTTAAAACTAG CACGGGCCAGAAGACTACGATTGTAAATCGAAGAGGCAGAACTGTACACAGGAGTACTGTTGCCAAAGAGTTGAATGCAGATGGCACAGAAAGAGTTTACAGTGCTGTTTCAACCGAAGGAAAGATTTACTTGAAGAAAGTTTCAATTTCTTTAGCtgatagaaaaaagaaacgtacCCCTGTCAAGTATCCGCTGTGTTCCACATTTTGCACAAAGAATAAGCATCGTAGTATATTATTGCTTCCGCAACACGAGTTACGAAAATTGGCTAGAGTCGGTGGACGAATGCCAGTTCATGGATTCCATCATGTGGCTAag GCAAACATGTCTGTTTGGCCATATCCTTGTCCCAGACCACTTTTTAAAACTTGTTGGTTGTATCGAACAGTGGGAATAAAATCACTGTCCGCGGCAGCCCttcaattaagaatattatggGCATGTCTTCGATGGGATGACATGGCCACAAAGCCATTGTCCACGGATGGTAAACATCAGATCACAACAGACACAGAAATCATGTCGTTGGAAATACTCAAGCATCGTCACGTTGGACAATTTCTTGATAAAGCACAGTACTTACGCAGGAAGGTTGTTATACCTCTGGAATTGCCCAAACAAGTCAGAG aGGTAACGTCCATAAGAAGCGGTctcagaaaaagaaaacgaccAGAATCGCCACAAAGCACAGAGCCACAAGTTACAGAAGAGTGGGTTGATGAAGATAAATTAGAATTGTGGGAAATTAAACAGTATGGTGACAG GTTAGAGAAGGCTAATGCCCAGATTATTACTAGGAGTCGATCGGGTCAGCCACAATCTGCAGGTGCTGGTTCTAACAGAAATGCAGGATCGACCGCAGGGTTGGGTGATCAACTCGTTAGTGGTAAAGCAACACCGGAGGAGATTAAGGAGAAAATGGAACAACAGTTACGTATGCAGAGAGCTGCCCATCAACAGAAGAGAGCTTTGGAAACCCTGAAGAGTCCTGCTAACTCAACGCCCACGCAACTTGTTAAAGTTACTACCAACTCTTCTCATG ATGGCACAGTGAAACTAGTTTCAAAGGTTGCAATACCAGCTAATCCAAATAGTGGAACAAAATCTCAATTGACTTCTCTTCTGACAACACCTACGCAAAACAAGACGTTTATCGGAACGAGGCGcatttatatgacaaaat CGGCAGATGGAACGACAAAAGTTGTTTCCGGACCTACAAGCATTTTGCCCAAGACACAATTGCAAACTGGAAATCAACAGTCGTTGATCAAACTTTCTGGGCAAGCAG CTCCTGTGCAACAAATTCAACAAAAAGTACAGATTTTAAGAGGACCGGACGGTAAACTCCAAGTTCGTGGTTTAATGCCTGGACAGCAATTGGTACAAATGCCTGATGGAAAATTGCATGTGTTGAACACTGGTCAAGCAATTACAACTGCCCCAGCACAAACTGCTGCAAATAGCTCAACAACACCG GTGAAATCCGCTACTACAACAAATGCAACTAAAGCAGCTGCAACGACAAACGCTACAGCTGGCAAAACTAGTCCAACTAAAGCAGCAGCGAATGCAACGCAACAAGCACAGGCGGCGCAACAACCACAAACGCCATCTCAACAGGCTGTGCAACGTCCTGCAACGACTGTGGCGATCGCAACACCTACGACAGCAACAAAAAACGCTATTGTAGTAGCTAACACTGGCCAACTTGTCCAGGGTGCACAA GTTCTATCTACTAGTGGGCAGGTAATCAGTGGAAATCAAATAGTAGTCACTAATGCGAATCTAGCTCAGCAACTTGCAACGGGCAAAGCTCAATTAACGACAATCGGTGGACATCAAGTAGTGATTCGCAGTACACCTACGGGCAATCAAATTGTGCATTTAAATTCAGCGAATAGTAGcattatagttaaaaatactattacacCAAATAAGCAACAAG TTCCTGCGTTACAAACTGCTCAAACAACGACAGCAACAACGACGGGAACACAATCTACGGAAACAACAAATACTGCTGTCAGCAGCAACGCGACTACAAATGCAAGTGTGACTAATACGACCACATCTAATCAAACTTCTACTGCTCCAGCACCTGGTAGCGTGGAGGCGTCTTTATTAGCTGGTCAACCACCTGGGACTGTCATCAAGTGCGTTACAGCACAAGTAATTCAAACTACTCAAGGTCCTCGTATAGTCTTACAGGGATTACAAGGTGCAGACTTTACACCGCAGCAACTTGCGATGGTGCAACAGCAAGTCAAGCAACAACTGCTCAAAg CTCAAGCTACTACCGGAAAACAAGGTGTACTAGGGCctactaaaatttatttggctGTTCAACCAGCGCCGAACAGCCAACAAGCTATTCAAAGCTCTCAAAGCTCAACAACAGTAAATACTCCTACTACTCCAGCCGGAAAGCCGCAGACTGCACAGCAACCAGTTGTTTCACCTGCTGCTGCAACTg AATCACAAACAGGAACAGAAAGCATTCCAGAACTTCCAGCAACAACTGAGAAACCTAAAGTAGTTGTCCAACAAGTTGGGCAACCAAATGTACCCTCCGAAGAGGAGTCGCAGAAAACGAATGTAGCCAATGGTCAACAACCATTACAAACTCTAAAGGAAGGAAGCGACTCTTCaggcaataaatttattttaacaccCGACTATATACAACAAA CTATTAAAAATGCTTTGAAACAAGAGAACCTAAATCCAGAAATAGAGGAGAAGCTATTGCAACTACAACGATACCAAGAAAAGCAAATGAAAGGCAGTGTAGAGAATTCGGTAGCCACCAATCAAACTCATACTACGCCCACGATTACAACGCCGCGTGTTCCATCTCGCAAAAGACCAGCACCTTCTAACATTCCAACAACAACTACGCCGACGAGCACACAATCCTCAACAAATGACCAGGATACCGACTGGGAAACGCCGAGAAAGAAACCCgcaataaaacaagaaaatcgTGAAACACCAAA GGTACCAAAAGTCGAACAGTCCGAGAGCGAGACGACACCCAAAAATCGTGCAGCAAAGTTGAAAGACAGTCAGGAGTTACGAAGAAAGCAACAAGTGCATTCTCGAATGCAAGTCTTGCTATTTAGACATAAAGAACTACTTAAGAAGGATATCCTAAAAAAGAGAGCATTATTAGAAAAGGAATTGCAAATAGATATTCAA AAGGATCTGTCGGCAGAATTAGCGTCGAGAACGAAAGCAGAGAGGCACAAGCAAGATGAAGTCAAAGTGGGTAGTGCAAAGCGCAAAGCTAATGCTCAAGTACCTCAACAAGTTAGCCCACCTAACAGAGGAGGAAGGCCAAAGAAGTTTAAAGGGCAAGGAAGTAGTACCACGCCGCCAGGTGCATCAACTGCAGCTACTcctaatagaattaaaaaagagaaattgtaTTGTTTATGCCGAACACCCTATGACGAGACAAA attCTATGTAGGTTGCGACCTGTGTAATAACTGGTTCCACGGAGACTGTGTTGGTATCACGGAGGAAATGTGTAAAACTCTTTCAGAATTTGTTTGTACCGAGTGCAGACACGCGAGAGATACTCAAGAATTGTATTGTCTCTGTAAACAGCCTTACGACGAATCTCA attttatatatgcTGTGACAAGTGTCAAGATTGGTTCCACGGTCGATGTGTTGGTATACTTCAATCGGAAGCAGAAAATATCGACGAATACGTTTGTCCGAATTGCCAGcgaaattcttctgttaattTTGCTAACATGAAGAATCTGAATGCGAAAGACCTCGATCTCTTGAAGAAACTTATTAAGCAAATACAg GCACACAAAAGCGCTTGGCCATTTATGGAACCCGTGGATCCAAACGAAGCTCCTGACTACTACAAAGTTATTAAGGAACCAATGG ACTTGCAAACAATAGATTTGAGGATAAACGATAGGTCTTACAAGAAGCTAAGTGAATTCATCGGAGACATGACAAAGATATTCGACAACTGTCGCTATTATAATCCGAAAGAGTCACCGTTCTTCAAATGCGCAGAATCGTTAGAAACATATTTTGTCCATAAGATTAAGAGCTTGAGAGAAAAGTTTTCTGAGGGGAAATAA